The sequence GGGGTCATAAAATCTCATTACCAGAGAAATCACAGTACTCTTCCCCGAACCACTTTGTCCTACTACTGCAAGACTCTTTCCTGCGGAGACTTTGAGATTTAAGTTCTGAAATATGGGGATATCAGGTCTCATTGGATAGTTGAAGCACACATTTCTAAACTCTATATCTCCTTTGATATCCGTTACCATCTTGGAGTTGGGGTTGTCGGGGCTTATTGCTGTTTTCCTTTGGAGAATGCTGAAAACTGATCCTAACGCTTGCGATCCCTTCACGATGTCTGGGGTAAGAGCTAGTGTTTCTGCTATTGCCAGAGCAGTGATGATCAAGATCATGAAAGATTTCATGACATCTCCGAAATTTGAGTCCTTCTGCTTGATTAAAAGGGATGCATACCAAAGTCCAAGCGCATAGGAACAGAAAGCAAACAGCTGTGTAACACCATAGCCGATACCTGATATGTGGCCTCTTAAAAGTGCTTGCTTGTTGGGCTTGTTCAACTCACAGGAAAACTGAATTGAGATACGATCTTCTGCTCCAAAAGCAGCCACGGTACGTATGTTGGCAATAGCTTCCCTTGCCAAAGAAATTGCTCTAGAGTATGCATGACTATAGTCTCCTCCAAATCCCTTGAGAAACAGTTGCTGCATATAGGTTGAAAGTCAAGGTATTTACTATTTAGCACGTGAATCAAGCTAAAGTAGTTAAAACTAAAATAGAAGTAGTAAATGAGTACGTTTTAGTTTTTAAGCTTCAAGCTGGTGTTAATTACTAAATAAGACCAAgtttcaaaaaaaagaaaaagtaaatgagTAATCATTAAGCATGGTGCAAGAAGAAGCAGATTAGTGAAGTGGTTTATGAGATTAACCTCTGTGATAGAAGCCCCTATGAGTAGGGGGAGGCATGCTACAACCACACAAGTGAGTTTCCAACTGAGTGTGAAGGCAATGGCAAATGCTGTTGCGGTGAGAGCTACATTTTGCACAATGGTAGAGATTCTGTCAGCTAGAGCACTTCTTACTAATGTTGCATCTGCAGCTAGCATGGCTGTTATTGAACCAGTGTTGTTCTCATCCATGTCGAACCATGCGATCTCATTTGTAAGGATAGCTACAATTCAAATCATATGAAAATTTATCAAGAACAGGCCAAAAAGGTAACAATAGTAATTCTGTTGTAGCTGTAGGAGTGTACCTGAGAACATTAATAAGCGCACACGGGCGGTGAGGCGCTCTCCCATCAGAGTATAAAAGTAATGTTGCAATAGGTAAATAGGTATAGTTATAACAGCCAATCCGACAAATGCTATCGCTATCCGATCAACTTCTTGCTTGATTTTAGAACCAGAGTAAAATACAGTCAGAATATGTGTGATTCCAAGGGCAAAGAGAGGAGCCTCCATTCCAGCCAGAATGGCACCAATGGAACCAAGTGCTGCATAAGGCCACTCTGGAGCATTCAGTCTCAGTAAGTCCAAAATGGACGGAACAGAAGCCGCATTCAATGGCATGCCTTGATCACTTGACTGAAGCTCTCTTTCTGTGTTCACATCTTGATAGTTCCTACTGTCAAAAGGTTCTCTAAAGCTGGAGTTCCTTGAACTTCCAGAGCGTGATATTGAGCTAGAGTGTGTGAAATTCTGTGATTCCTGGATGCTCACCAGACTCACATAATCCCCATTTTTCAGCATCAGTTCTGAATGAGTACCACTCTCAGCAACTTGACCATTCTTCAACACAATAATTGTATCTACATCGCGTATGGTAGATAATCTATGCGCAACAATTATTGTTGTCCGGTTTGACATTATTTTTTCCAATGCCTGCTGCACTATGAGTTCTGATTCAGCATCTAAAGCACTGGTGGCTTCATCTAAAAGCAATATTTTTGGGTTTCTGAGAACTGCTCTAGCTATAGCAATTCTCTGCTTCTGTCCTCCAGAAAGTTGGGTGCCACCTTCTCCAACCTGCGTTAGAAACAAATTATCAGGCTTCAAATTTGAATACGTATTTTCTGATATCAAAGTGTTTTAGATCTACACTTTAGTTAATCTTGAGGAACTGAAGTGTAGTCTTAATTAATTGTGCGGTGAACACACCTGAGTATTATAACCATCAGGTAATCCTTCAATGAAGGAATGAGCATTTGCAGCCTTGGCAGCTTGTATGATCTGATCCATGTCAGCACCTTCTTTTCCAAATAAAATGTTGCCAGCTATTGTTGTGGCAAATAGTGCTGGTTCTTGACTTACCAGTCCCATCTGTTCTCTCAACCATTTCAATTGAAGATTCTTTAAGTCATATCCATCCAACAGGATCTTACCTAAGTGAAAATTAATGCATTAACCTCTCCTCCTAAATGCACAACTCTATATAAAACAACTGTCTGTGAACTATTTCAATCAAGTGTGATATATGTCAGGTTTATGCATCTtaatgtttttgtattttttgtccTCAGAATTGAGATAGTATTTAAACGCAGGTGTGActttggtaaaaatagaggtgAAAAATTCAAAGATGAGTCTTAGGTATGATTTTACTCAGTTTGATCATAATTTTACACCCTCACCCGATATAGTAGTATCAATTACCTGAAGTAGGATCATAAAATCGTTGAATCATGGAAATGATTGTGCTCTTTCCTGAACCACTAGGACCAACAACTGCTATAGTCTTCCCAGCACTGACTAAGAAGCTCAAATTTTCAAAGACCATATTGGACCTTGAAGGGTAAGCAAAGCAGACCTCAGAGAATTCAATTTTCCCTTCCACTTGTTGCAGAACAGTGCCGTCATCCAACCTTTTTGCCACGTCCGAAGCAGACGCAATCATGTTCATGATATTCGCTGCGGCAGCACGCCCTTTAGCAATGGAACCAAGGCTTGGAGCAGCTTGGCCAAGCGcacttgaaagaaagaaagaaagaaagagtcaACTTTGTAATCCATAATACATCTTATATAAGTTATGATTATCATTTTGAATCATAGGACTTACAATCCACTAAAGATGACATTGATGATAGTTGTAAATGCTTTCCCTCCATTTGTCTTGTGATGCCTCACAAGTATGCTAGAATACCATAGAAGCAATGCCCAAGCACAAAACAATAGGCCATACGTAAAACCAACACCAATTCCTTTTGCAAAACCACTCTTCTTCCCCATCTTAAGAGCTTTGTCAAGTGACTTAGAGTATGTGCCAACTGCTTTCTCTTCTCCTACAAATGAGTAAACGGTGCGCACTTGAGATATTGCCTGTTCCATGCAAACAAGAAAATCTCAGATAGATTATGTAACACATGAACATGTTGCTTTGTTGGTGTATCTGTGCTTCATATCTTTTACTACCTCTTCTGCCA is a genomic window of Arachis ipaensis cultivar K30076 chromosome B06, Araip1.1, whole genome shotgun sequence containing:
- the LOC107645320 gene encoding ABC transporter B family member 13-like; the encoded protein is MEELELASSGSRLEKGQTTSSFKMDQQKDSKSNQMESVSFFGLFAAADSVDYVLMFLGSVGACVHGAALPLFFVLFGRMIDSLGHLNRDPHKLSSRVSEHALYLVYLGLLVMVSAWMGVAFWMQTGERQTARLRLNYLRSVLKKDINFFDNEARDANIIFHISSDAILVQDAIGDKTGHAIRYLSQFIVGFGIGFTSVWQLTLLTLAVVPLIAVAGGAYTIIMSTLSEKGEAAYAEAGKVAEEAISQVRTVYSFVGEEKAVGTYSKSLDKALKMGKKSGFAKGIGVGFTYGLLFCAWALLLWYSSILVRHHKTNGGKAFTTIINVIFSGFALGQAAPSLGSIAKGRAAAANIMNMIASASDVAKRLDDGTVLQQVEGKIEFSEVCFAYPSRSNMVFENLSFLVSAGKTIAVVGPSGSGKSTIISMIQRFYDPTSGKILLDGYDLKNLQLKWLREQMGLVSQEPALFATTIAGNILFGKEGADMDQIIQAAKAANAHSFIEGLPDGYNTQVGEGGTQLSGGQKQRIAIARAVLRNPKILLLDEATSALDAESELIVQQALEKIMSNRTTIIVAHRLSTIRDVDTIIVLKNGQVAESGTHSELMLKNGDYVSLVSIQESQNFTHSSSISRSGSSRNSSFREPFDSRNYQDVNTERELQSSDQGMPLNAASVPSILDLLRLNAPEWPYAALGSIGAILAGMEAPLFALGITHILTVFYSGSKIKQEVDRIAIAFVGLAVITIPIYLLQHYFYTLMGERLTARVRLLMFSAILTNEIAWFDMDENNTGSITAMLAADATLVRSALADRISTIVQNVALTATAFAIAFTLSWKLTCVVVACLPLLIGASITEQLFLKGFGGDYSHAYSRAISLAREAIANIRTVAAFGAEDRISIQFSCELNKPNKQALLRGHISGIGYGVTQLFAFCSYALGLWYASLLIKQKDSNFGDVMKSFMILIITALAIAETLALTPDIVKGSQALGSVFSILQRKTAISPDNPNSKMVTDIKGDIEFRNVCFNYPMRPDIPIFQNLNLKVSAGKSLAVVGQSGSGKSTVISLVMRFYDPISGSVLIDESDIRSLNLRSLRLRIGLVQQEPALFSTTLYENIKYGTEEASEIEVMKAARAANAHEFISRMPDGYRTQVGERGVQLSGGQKQRVAIARAILKNPSILLLDEATSALDTVSERLVQEALDKLMEGRTTILVAHRLSTVRDANNIAVLQNGRVAEMGSHQRLISKPGSIYKQLVSLQQEKHGQGH